A region of Salinibacter sp. 10B DNA encodes the following proteins:
- a CDS encoding isochorismate synthase, whose product MPNLDSPFVHDRNADSPSEHLADRIRAACADRSNGAERTVQVQVPVTDNANLLEWLRGRENEEQVFWAPRSPETTSFSPSGNGHSEAKTSASRPAVAATGTADVLTGTRQPMEYDRLQRALNDRFRTAAAPVRYYGGLRFDAPQSRTTENPECPWRPFGTYRFVLPRFELRRAPDGVSLACNLVFPRDAGRAETLIEQARVLSIPTREASPSLPKPLGRTDAPEKEEWTRMVQWALSAISDHALDKVVLARKVALELERTLTPLDVLQHLKAATPGCFHFALSPAGGPAFLGASPERLFRQEGRQVVSEAVAGTGERGDTPSADAALWEELLNSPKERREHAFVQNAIRNVLDRLCSSVEVPDTPSELRLARGRHLHARLSGRLRAEVATTDLLDRLHPTPAVGGVPTDQALTAIRTQEPFDRGWYAGPVGWVGPEAAEFAVAIRSGLAEEEKLTLYSGAGIVEGSVPAREWEEIEQKIGDFAAVMGLGARVKDPSR is encoded by the coding sequence ATGCCCAATCTGGATTCGCCGTTCGTGCACGACCGCAATGCCGATTCACCGTCCGAACACCTTGCAGACCGTATCCGGGCGGCCTGCGCGGACCGGTCAAACGGGGCGGAGCGGACAGTGCAGGTACAGGTGCCGGTGACCGATAACGCGAATCTTCTGGAATGGCTTCGGGGACGGGAGAACGAGGAGCAGGTGTTTTGGGCGCCCCGGAGTCCAGAAACGACGTCGTTTTCCCCCTCCGGAAACGGACATTCTGAGGCCAAAACGTCGGCGTCCCGCCCCGCGGTTGCGGCGACCGGTACGGCCGACGTGCTTACTGGCACCCGGCAGCCGATGGAGTACGACCGCCTCCAGCGAGCGCTCAACGACCGATTTCGCACGGCGGCGGCCCCGGTCCGCTACTATGGCGGGCTCCGGTTCGATGCACCGCAGTCTCGCACTACCGAGAATCCGGAGTGTCCCTGGAGGCCCTTCGGCACCTATCGATTCGTCTTGCCCCGATTTGAGCTTCGTCGGGCCCCCGACGGCGTGTCGCTGGCGTGTAATCTCGTTTTTCCACGGGACGCTGGTCGGGCAGAGACGCTTATCGAACAGGCCCGGGTCTTGTCGATCCCCACACGGGAGGCCTCGCCCTCGCTCCCCAAGCCGCTCGGGCGAACGGATGCACCGGAAAAAGAGGAATGGACCCGCATGGTGCAATGGGCTCTTTCTGCCATTTCAGACCATGCACTCGACAAGGTCGTATTGGCTCGGAAGGTGGCGTTGGAGCTCGAGAGGACGCTCACCCCACTTGATGTGCTACAGCATCTTAAGGCGGCAACGCCCGGCTGCTTTCATTTTGCTCTCTCTCCGGCGGGCGGTCCCGCATTCTTAGGAGCGTCCCCGGAACGCCTGTTCCGGCAGGAGGGACGACAGGTGGTAAGCGAGGCCGTGGCCGGTACCGGCGAGCGGGGCGACACGCCGAGTGCCGACGCTGCCCTCTGGGAGGAGTTGCTAAACAGTCCGAAGGAGCGCCGCGAACACGCTTTCGTGCAGAATGCCATTCGCAACGTGTTGGATCGCCTCTGTTCGTCGGTCGAAGTGCCGGATACGCCCTCAGAGTTGCGGCTTGCACGGGGACGCCATCTCCACGCTCGTTTGTCGGGCAGGCTGCGGGCGGAGGTAGCGACGACGGATCTTCTCGATCGTCTTCACCCGACGCCGGCGGTCGGGGGGGTGCCGACCGACCAGGCGCTTACGGCGATTCGGACGCAGGAGCCGTTTGACCGGGGCTGGTACGCCGGACCAGTGGGGTGGGTTGGACCCGAGGCTGCTGAGTTTGCCGTGGCGATTCGGTCCGGCCTTGCGGAGGAGGAGAAGCTTACGCTGTATTCAGGGGCAGGCATCGTGGAGGGATCGGTGCCGGCACGGGAATGGGAAGAGATCGAGCAGAAGATCGGTGACTTTGCGGCTGTGATGGGATTGGGCGCACGCGTAAAGGATCCCAGCCGGTGA
- a CDS encoding DUF4230 domain-containing protein, with amino-acid sequence MNRRTSLGLGILIGLLIAAGVGLWWSQEPSEEQVRRTVITTVQEEAPASFLVTGTLDISVRVRLDSSEYLTPDWMTHVLSYAQPAALPLLQGTSRTDIQVPGRVSYGFNVQALSPRMIAIEEGNVVVVDLPALSVHSVEPDLARLRVRSQTQGWMRVFPSDVYEEVRTKALGRVQEAFRTQAQRHLASATQPSVNTARALKAMLTPPLKATGLEAPQFRIWVGDRLSLVPKENDGQNFQN; translated from the coding sequence ATGAATCGTCGCACGTCGCTCGGGCTCGGCATTCTCATCGGGCTCCTGATCGCCGCCGGGGTGGGCCTGTGGTGGTCGCAGGAACCGTCCGAGGAGCAGGTGCGGCGAACCGTGATCACGACGGTACAGGAAGAAGCGCCGGCGTCTTTTCTCGTCACCGGCACGCTCGACATCAGCGTCCGTGTTCGTCTCGATTCCTCTGAGTATCTGACGCCCGATTGGATGACTCACGTGCTGTCGTATGCCCAGCCGGCCGCCCTTCCGCTTCTGCAGGGCACCTCGCGTACCGACATACAGGTGCCGGGGCGAGTCTCTTACGGATTCAACGTGCAGGCCCTCTCGCCCCGTATGATCGCGATTGAAGAGGGCAATGTCGTGGTCGTGGACCTGCCGGCGTTGTCGGTGCACAGTGTTGAGCCGGATCTGGCGCGTCTTCGCGTTCGCAGTCAAACCCAGGGATGGATGCGGGTTTTCCCCTCGGATGTATACGAGGAGGTGCGGACGAAAGCCCTGGGACGTGTGCAGGAAGCATTTCGAACGCAGGCTCAGCGCCATCTTGCGTCTGCCACACAGCCGAGCGTGAATACGGCACGGGCCCTAAAGGCGATGCTCACTCCGCCCCTGAAGGCAACGGGGCTAGAGGCGCCTCAATTTCGGATCTGGGTGGGGGACCGACTCTCGCTGGTGCCGAAAGAGAACGATGGACAAAACTTTCAGAACTGA
- a CDS encoding YbbR-like domain-containing protein, with amino-acid sequence MPSDSDSQVPIFLERIRSLFRPSEGMQQRDEDPRQGMAVAVCVLLSFVLWLSLTLQEQRMVSVDFPVEVAGVPDGQALVEHPPSSVTVQLRGTGMDLLRLVFTPPPIQVQAGQGRVNVQETLNLPRTNDAQIESVAPGVIDIQLEPRIQRTVPIRPRLSVQLESAHELIEQPTVEPDSVTVWGAESVVGTITDWPTDSLVMRNVQDTVRRQVALRDSLSPLVEKSAEQVTVTARAGKFAEETREVTVEVTGVPAGQDLVTLQPSTIRIRYRVLFRQLFASRRSSEFFATVSYSQIRSDTTGYVRPNIHVPSDLVIRDPEPIPSRLQYYTFLSSD; translated from the coding sequence GTGCCGTCTGATTCTGACTCTCAGGTCCCGATTTTTCTGGAGCGCATACGGTCCTTGTTTCGACCGTCCGAGGGGATGCAGCAGCGCGATGAGGATCCGCGACAGGGGATGGCCGTGGCCGTCTGCGTGCTTCTTTCCTTTGTGCTTTGGCTGTCGCTCACCTTACAGGAGCAGCGCATGGTGAGCGTCGACTTTCCGGTAGAGGTGGCCGGAGTCCCAGACGGGCAGGCGTTGGTTGAGCACCCTCCGTCCTCGGTTACCGTTCAGCTGCGCGGCACGGGAATGGATCTACTGCGACTCGTTTTTACCCCGCCCCCGATTCAGGTGCAGGCTGGGCAGGGGCGTGTAAACGTCCAGGAGACGCTGAATCTGCCTCGAACCAATGATGCCCAGATTGAGAGTGTGGCGCCGGGCGTGATCGACATCCAACTGGAGCCGCGCATTCAGCGTACGGTTCCGATTCGTCCGCGATTGAGCGTGCAGCTCGAGTCGGCGCATGAGCTTATTGAACAACCGACGGTTGAGCCCGACTCGGTTACGGTCTGGGGGGCAGAATCTGTCGTGGGAACGATTACGGACTGGCCCACAGATTCGCTGGTGATGCGGAACGTCCAGGATACGGTTCGCCGCCAGGTGGCCCTTCGAGATTCACTGTCTCCGCTGGTTGAGAAGAGTGCCGAACAGGTGACCGTGACGGCGCGGGCGGGGAAGTTTGCGGAAGAAACCCGTGAGGTCACCGTTGAGGTAACGGGCGTTCCGGCCGGGCAGGATCTCGTGACCCTACAGCCTTCGACCATCCGTATTCGCTACCGGGTGCTGTTCCGGCAGTTGTTCGCGTCTCGTCGCTCCTCCGAGTTTTTTGCGACAGTCTCGTACAGCCAGATTCGGTCGGATACCACCGGATACGTGCGTCCCAACATCCACGTCCCTTCCGATCTTGTCATCCGCGATCCGGAGCCCATCCCGTCTCGTCTACAGTACTATACATTCCTGTCTAGCGACTGA
- the rsgA gene encoding ribosome small subunit-dependent GTPase A, translating into MVSLHSDDLRMSPPDTNDTTETQLEGVVTRSTGSWYDVRVGDQVIPSRARGKFRLTKQNVTNPVAVGDRVTIRLNDEDNTGLILSIHDRTNKLSRRAAGHRRGEEHVMVSNVDRAWIVQAVKRPQFNPAFVDRVLVATAVNEIPAGLIINKIDLLTEEERAAVMDVHLRYADLGYPVITTSATENLGLARLETELKDQVSVITGPSGTGKSSLLNAIEPGLDVETGEVSESTRKGTHTTTHAELHPLSVGGYVVDTPGIREFGVRDIHPKDLAHFFPDLRPYVNECKFPDCTHDHEPGCAIKAAVDRDAIHPARYESYLRILDSLQEEEEQRF; encoded by the coding sequence ATGGTTTCTCTTCACTCGGACGACCTGCGCATGAGCCCTCCGGACACCAACGACACGACTGAGACACAATTGGAGGGGGTCGTTACCCGCTCCACCGGCAGCTGGTACGACGTACGGGTGGGGGATCAGGTCATTCCCTCCCGCGCACGAGGCAAATTTCGCCTCACGAAGCAGAACGTCACCAATCCTGTGGCCGTGGGCGACCGCGTCACGATCCGCCTCAACGATGAGGACAACACAGGACTCATCCTCTCCATCCACGATCGCACAAACAAACTCAGTCGACGCGCAGCGGGCCACCGGCGCGGAGAGGAGCACGTGATGGTATCCAACGTGGACCGCGCCTGGATCGTCCAGGCCGTGAAGCGCCCCCAGTTCAACCCGGCGTTCGTCGACCGGGTGCTGGTCGCCACGGCCGTCAATGAGATTCCGGCCGGCCTCATCATCAACAAGATTGACCTTCTCACGGAGGAGGAGCGCGCGGCGGTAATGGACGTGCACCTTCGCTACGCCGACCTGGGGTATCCCGTAATCACGACGAGTGCGACGGAGAACCTCGGCCTCGCTCGGCTGGAGACGGAGTTGAAGGACCAGGTGAGCGTCATCACCGGCCCGTCGGGCACCGGCAAGTCAAGCCTGCTCAATGCGATTGAGCCCGGACTGGACGTGGAGACGGGCGAAGTCAGCGAAAGCACACGAAAGGGGACCCACACCACCACCCACGCCGAGCTCCATCCCCTCTCCGTCGGAGGCTACGTGGTGGATACCCCGGGCATCCGCGAGTTCGGCGTCCGTGACATCCACCCGAAGGATCTCGCTCACTTCTTTCCGGACCTTCGGCCCTACGTCAACGAGTGCAAGTTTCCCGACTGCACGCACGACCACGAACCGGGATGTGCGATCAAGGCCGCCGTCGACCGAGACGCCATCCATCCTGCCCGCTACGAGAGCTACCTCCGCATTCTGGACTCCCTGCAAGAGGAAGAAGAGCAACGGTTTTGA